One Paraburkholderia agricolaris genomic region harbors:
- a CDS encoding RNA polymerase factor sigma-54, whose protein sequence is MKASLQLRLSQHLALTPQLQQSIRLLQLSTLELQQEVAMAISQNPLLENEDDWIASPLRVAADGSLIAQAPNSSPPSDQMGGNTSSSSTSSSERAENGEPQGVDEYNGLASDGNGDASQWNLDDYGRSGNASDDDDLPPLQIHESSTSLRDHLMAQLRVTQASQRDRALITFLIESLDDDGYLAATLEEVLTDLPDELEVDLDEMNAALALLHSFDPAGVGARSASECLKLQLLRLEQSPTRTLALDIVAHHLELLAARDFTRLRKHLKANDDDLRDAHILIRSLEPFPGAAYGKAEADYVVPDIMVRKTAQGWQAELNPEVVPKLRINHLYANILRNNRGDPGSGSLRQQLQEARWLIKNIQQRFETILRVAQAIVERQKSFFVHGEIAMRPLVLREIADTLGLHESTVSRVTTGKYMLTPFGTLEFKYFFGSHVSTDTGGAASSTAIRALIKQLIGAENPKSPLSDSRIAELLAEQGFVVARRTVAKYREALKIPAVNLRKSL, encoded by the coding sequence ATGAAAGCCAGCCTCCAACTCCGCCTATCGCAGCATCTTGCGCTGACCCCGCAACTGCAGCAGTCCATCCGGCTGCTTCAGCTGTCCACGCTCGAACTGCAGCAGGAAGTCGCAATGGCGATCTCGCAGAATCCGCTCCTCGAGAACGAGGACGACTGGATCGCGAGCCCCCTGCGCGTGGCGGCCGACGGTTCATTGATCGCCCAGGCGCCCAATTCCTCGCCACCGTCCGACCAGATGGGCGGCAATACGTCGTCTTCGTCCACCAGCAGCAGCGAGCGTGCCGAGAACGGCGAACCGCAGGGTGTAGACGAATACAACGGCCTCGCGAGCGACGGCAACGGCGATGCGTCGCAATGGAATCTCGACGATTACGGCCGCTCCGGCAATGCGTCGGACGACGACGATCTGCCGCCGCTGCAAATCCACGAATCGAGCACCTCGCTGCGCGATCACCTGATGGCGCAACTTCGCGTCACCCAGGCGAGCCAGCGCGACCGCGCGCTGATCACCTTCCTGATCGAATCGCTCGACGACGACGGCTATCTTGCCGCCACGCTCGAAGAAGTGCTGACCGATCTGCCCGATGAGCTCGAAGTCGATCTCGACGAAATGAATGCCGCGCTGGCGTTGCTGCACAGCTTCGATCCGGCAGGCGTTGGCGCGCGTTCCGCGTCTGAATGTCTCAAGCTGCAATTGCTGCGGCTCGAGCAGTCGCCTACCCGCACGCTTGCGCTCGACATCGTCGCCCATCATCTGGAACTGCTCGCGGCACGTGATTTCACGCGCCTGCGCAAGCATCTGAAGGCGAACGACGACGATCTGCGCGATGCGCATATTCTGATCCGCTCGCTCGAGCCGTTTCCGGGCGCTGCGTACGGCAAGGCCGAAGCGGACTACGTGGTGCCGGACATCATGGTGCGCAAAACGGCACAGGGCTGGCAGGCGGAACTCAATCCGGAAGTGGTGCCGAAGCTGCGCATCAATCATCTGTACGCGAATATCCTGCGCAATAACCGCGGCGATCCGGGCAGTGGATCGTTGCGCCAGCAACTGCAGGAAGCACGCTGGCTGATCAAAAATATCCAGCAGCGGTTCGAGACGATCCTGCGGGTCGCACAGGCTATTGTCGAGCGTCAAAAGAGCTTTTTTGTGCACGGCGAAATTGCCATGCGCCCCTTGGTTTTGCGAGAAATTGCTGATACGCTGGGCCTACACGAGTCAACTGTCTCGCGTGTGACAACCGGTAAATACATGCTGACCCCATTCGGGACGCTTGAATTTAAGTACTTCTTCGGATCACACGTTTCGACTGACACGGGCGGCGCGGCCTCTTCCACGGCTATTCGCGCGCTCATCAAGCAACTGATAGGAGCGGAAAACCCGAAATCTCCTCTTTCAGACAGCCGCATAGCCGAACTGCTGGCGGAACAGGGCTTCGTGGTCGCACGGCGTACCGTGGCGAAATATCGCGAGGCCCTCAAGATTCCGGCAGTCAACCTGCGCAAGTCTCTGTAG
- the lptB gene encoding LPS export ABC transporter ATP-binding protein, giving the protein MSSSASLPNRKPAGTSSSLVVRNLKKRYGSRTVVKDVSLDVKSGEVVGLLGPNGAGKTTSFYMIVGLVPLDAGEIDLDGKSISLLPIHKRASLGLSYLPQEASVFRKLTVEENIRAVLELQYEDNGKRLSKDTITNRTEALLDELQIAHLRENPALSLSGGERRRVEIARALATNPSFILLDEPFAGVDPIAVLEIQKIVKFLKQRNIGVLITDHNVRETLGICDHAYIISDGSVLAAGAPSEIIENESVRRVYLGEHFRM; this is encoded by the coding sequence GTGAGCTCCTCCGCCTCCCTCCCTAATCGCAAACCGGCCGGCACCAGCAGTTCGCTGGTGGTCCGCAACCTGAAGAAGCGTTACGGCTCGCGCACCGTCGTCAAGGACGTCTCGCTCGACGTGAAAAGCGGTGAAGTAGTCGGCCTGCTCGGCCCCAATGGCGCCGGCAAGACCACCTCGTTCTATATGATCGTCGGCCTCGTGCCGCTCGATGCGGGTGAGATCGATCTGGACGGCAAATCGATCAGCCTGCTGCCGATTCACAAGCGCGCGTCGCTGGGCCTGTCGTATCTGCCGCAGGAAGCGTCGGTGTTCCGCAAGCTCACCGTCGAGGAAAACATTCGCGCGGTGCTGGAATTGCAGTACGAAGACAACGGCAAGCGGCTCAGCAAGGACACCATCACGAACCGCACCGAGGCCTTGCTCGACGAACTGCAGATCGCTCACCTGCGTGAGAATCCGGCGCTGTCGCTGTCCGGCGGCGAGCGCCGGCGGGTTGAAATCGCCCGCGCGCTGGCCACCAATCCGAGCTTCATTCTGCTCGACGAACCGTTCGCGGGCGTCGATCCGATCGCGGTGCTGGAAATCCAGAAGATCGTTAAATTTCTGAAGCAGCGTAATATCGGCGTGCTGATCACCGACCACAACGTGCGCGAGACCCTCGGCATCTGTGACCATGCCTACATCATCAGCGACGGCAGTGTGCTGGCCGCCGGCGCGCCGAGCGAAATCATCGAAAACGAAAGCGTGCGGCGCGTCTATCTGGGCGAACACTTCCGCATGTAA
- the lptA gene encoding lipopolysaccharide transport periplasmic protein LptA translates to MNESFPRFDTGRARTLSACRAGLAALLVALPLAGFAPLAHADRADKDKPLNVEADNMTYDDLKQVNIFTGHVVATKGTIVIKADRVEVTQDPQGYQYATGTSSGGNLSYFRQKREGLDEYIEGTAVRIDYDGKQDLTTLTTNATVKRLQGLSTVMDQVHGSVITYDGQNDFYTAKAGKDVAGPGNPTGRVRAMLSPRNGGPAPLNGASATLAPSTTIQGAPNQ, encoded by the coding sequence ATGAACGAATCGTTCCCCCGTTTTGACACCGGCCGCGCGCGTACCCTGTCCGCGTGCCGCGCCGGACTCGCTGCGCTGCTCGTCGCGTTGCCGCTCGCCGGTTTCGCGCCGCTTGCGCACGCCGACCGCGCCGACAAGGACAAGCCGCTGAACGTCGAAGCGGACAACATGACTTACGACGACCTCAAACAGGTCAACATCTTCACCGGCCACGTGGTCGCCACCAAAGGCACGATCGTGATCAAGGCCGACCGGGTCGAAGTGACGCAAGACCCGCAGGGCTACCAGTACGCCACCGGCACGTCGAGCGGCGGCAATCTGTCGTATTTCCGCCAGAAACGCGAAGGCCTCGACGAATACATCGAAGGCACCGCGGTTCGTATCGACTACGACGGCAAGCAGGATCTGACCACGCTCACCACCAACGCCACCGTGAAACGCCTGCAAGGTCTTTCGACGGTGATGGATCAGGTGCACGGCAGCGTCATCACTTATGACGGCCAGAACGACTTCTACACCGCGAAGGCGGGTAAAGACGTAGCGGGCCCGGGCAATCCGACCGGCCGCGTGCGCGCGATGCTGTCGCCGCGCAATGGCGGCCCCGCGCCGCTGAACGGCGCGTCTGCCACACTCGCGCCGTCCACCACGATCCAGGGAGCACCGAACCAGTGA
- the lptC gene encoding LPS export ABC transporter periplasmic protein LptC, with protein MNQFRWTSLIPLVAMAALAGITWWLLQATLPRPNESLVRPKEHTPDYFADNFSVSELDQSGSTQYRLTAQSLIHYEDDELSDLVKPAMRAFQPGKPIVTATGDTGTVNADASIVNLYNNARIVRAAGNGDPQMQADSQHFRVLVNDDVIETEKPVKLQRGMSVMTASGMNYNNVTRVMQLFGNVKGAIAASEGSASSPKQPG; from the coding sequence ATGAATCAGTTTCGCTGGACCTCGCTGATTCCGCTCGTCGCGATGGCGGCGCTCGCCGGCATTACGTGGTGGCTGCTGCAAGCCACGCTGCCGCGGCCGAACGAAAGCCTGGTGCGCCCCAAGGAGCACACGCCCGACTACTTCGCGGACAATTTCTCAGTGTCCGAACTCGACCAGTCGGGCTCGACGCAGTACCGGCTGACCGCCCAGTCCCTGATCCATTACGAGGATGACGAGCTGAGCGATCTGGTCAAGCCGGCCATGCGCGCGTTCCAGCCCGGCAAGCCGATCGTCACCGCGACCGGCGACACCGGCACGGTGAACGCCGACGCCTCGATCGTCAATCTGTACAACAACGCGCGCATCGTGCGGGCCGCCGGCAACGGCGATCCGCAGATGCAAGCAGATTCGCAGCATTTTAGGGTGCTGGTCAACGACGATGTGATCGAGACCGAAAAGCCGGTTAAACTTCAGCGCGGCATGTCGGTGATGACTGCCAGCGGCATGAATTACAACAACGTCACCCGGGTGATGCAGCTGTTCGGCAATGTGAAGGGCGCGATTGCCGCGTCTGAAGGCTCCGCCAGCTCGCCCAAGCAACCCGGGTAA
- a CDS encoding KdsC family phosphatase has translation MPVAPLTATERASRVKLMIFDVDGVLTDGGLLFTAEGDTMKAFNSMDGHGMKLLREAGIETAIITGRKSGIVAARVKEMNITHVYQGVQDKPQAFADLLKQTGMTAEQCGYMGDDWVDLGVMLKVGFAAAPANSHPEVIARAHWVSEARGGHGAAREVCDTLLRAQHKYEALLAAACSGEQRGLVG, from the coding sequence ATGCCCGTCGCCCCCCTTACCGCCACCGAACGCGCGAGCCGCGTCAAGCTGATGATTTTCGACGTCGACGGCGTGCTGACCGACGGCGGCCTGCTGTTTACGGCGGAAGGCGACACGATGAAGGCGTTCAACTCCATGGACGGCCACGGCATGAAACTGCTGCGCGAGGCCGGCATCGAAACGGCGATCATCACCGGGCGCAAGTCGGGCATCGTCGCGGCGCGGGTAAAGGAAATGAATATCACCCACGTCTATCAGGGTGTGCAAGACAAACCCCAGGCGTTCGCCGACCTGCTCAAGCAAACCGGCATGACGGCGGAACAATGCGGCTATATGGGCGACGACTGGGTCGACCTCGGCGTGATGCTGAAGGTCGGGTTCGCGGCGGCGCCGGCCAATTCGCATCCTGAAGTGATTGCCCGCGCCCATTGGGTCAGCGAGGCACGCGGCGGCCATGGGGCGGCGCGTGAAGTCTGCGACACCCTGCTGCGTGCGCAGCACAAATATGAAGCGTTGCTCGCGGCGGCCTGCAGCGGCGAACAGCGGGGCCTCGTCGGATGA
- the kdsD gene encoding arabinose 5-phosphate isomerase KdsD, whose product MIAKINGDRALALARDVLDIEADAVRALCDQLDEGFVGAVDFILGCRGRVVVSGIGKSGHVARKLAATLASTGTPAFFVHPAEASHGDLGMVTADDVFLALSNSGETEELVAILPLIKRLGAKLIAMTGRPSSSLAQLADVHLNSGVSKEACPMNLAPTASTTAALALGDALAVAVLDARGFGRDDFARSHPGGALGRRLLTYVRDVMRTGDQVPKVTPDATVRDALFQLTAKRMGMTAIVDRDDRVTGIFTDGDLRRVLERDGDFRELSIASVMTAGPRTIGPDQLAVEAVELMERHRINQMLVVDEAGKLIGALNMHDLFSKKVI is encoded by the coding sequence ATGATAGCGAAAATCAATGGCGACCGGGCACTCGCGCTCGCTCGCGACGTGCTCGACATCGAAGCGGACGCCGTGCGCGCGCTTTGCGATCAACTCGACGAGGGTTTCGTCGGGGCGGTCGACTTCATCCTGGGTTGCCGTGGGCGCGTTGTCGTTTCCGGCATCGGCAAATCCGGCCACGTGGCTCGCAAGCTCGCGGCCACGCTCGCCAGCACCGGCACACCGGCGTTCTTCGTTCACCCGGCGGAAGCGAGCCACGGCGACCTCGGCATGGTGACCGCAGACGACGTGTTCCTCGCGCTGTCCAATTCCGGTGAAACTGAAGAACTCGTGGCGATCCTGCCGCTCATCAAGCGGCTCGGCGCGAAGCTGATTGCAATGACGGGCCGCCCGTCATCGAGTCTCGCACAACTGGCCGACGTGCATCTGAATTCTGGCGTGTCAAAAGAAGCCTGTCCGATGAATCTTGCGCCGACTGCCAGCACCACCGCCGCGCTCGCGCTCGGCGATGCGCTCGCGGTCGCCGTGCTGGACGCGCGCGGCTTTGGCCGCGACGACTTCGCGCGCTCGCATCCGGGCGGCGCGCTCGGCCGGCGCCTGCTCACTTATGTGCGCGACGTGATGCGCACCGGCGACCAGGTGCCGAAAGTAACGCCCGACGCCACCGTACGCGACGCGCTGTTCCAGTTGACCGCCAAGCGCATGGGCATGACGGCGATCGTCGATCGCGACGATCGCGTGACCGGCATCTTCACCGACGGCGACCTGCGCCGCGTGCTCGAACGCGACGGCGATTTCCGCGAACTGTCGATTGCCTCGGTGATGACCGCCGGCCCGCGCACCATCGGTCCGGATCAACTTGCCGTGGAAGCCGTGGAACTGATGGAGCGCCACCGTATCAATCAGATGCTGGTCGTCGACGAAGCAGGCAAGCTGATCGGCGCACTCAACATGCACGACCTGTTCTCGAAGAAGGTGATCTGA
- a CDS encoding monovalent cation:proton antiporter family protein — protein MISPLEMTLFLLLASVAGVVIFRFLNLPPMLGYLTVGIVVGPHAFGLVPDSVGAQNLAEFGVVFLMFSIGLEFSLSKLRSMRRLVFGLGLLQVIGTIAVAVTLGFVLERWVHITWQASVALGGALAMSSTAIVSKMLAERLEIETEHGRNIFGVLLFQDLAVVPLLIVIAALGGDSKDLASALGVAAIKIVVALALLLIVGQRFMTRWFNVVARRRSQELFILNLLLVTLGAAFITDKFGLSLALGAFIAGMLIAETPYRHQVEEDIKPFRDVLLGLFFITTGMLLNPRVIWDHPFIVLGFLLGPILLKAVMVTGLSRLFGASPGVAMRTGIGLAQAGEFGFVLLNLILDKHLVDATLLQAILAAMLLSMLAAPFLIQNADRIVLRLSSTEWMMQSLQMTRIATQSLKQSGHVIICGYGRAGQNLARMLEHEGLSYVALDLDPDRVQAAAAAGESVVFGDAGRRESLLAAGIHRAAAIAITYANTPSALRVLHNIHELEPTLPVIVRTVDDADLEKLLAAGATEVIPEIVEGSLMLASHTLVLMGVPMRRVVRRVEEMRDERYALLRGYFHGADDVEDDDGHEQVRLQSVPVDENSDAVGRTLAELGLFDLGVEVTAIRRHGIRGVEPDPSTKLRASDIVVLRGLPERLAEAEERLSKHRRAGAAAA, from the coding sequence ATGATTTCCCCGCTCGAAATGACGCTGTTCCTGCTGCTTGCATCGGTGGCGGGCGTGGTGATCTTTCGCTTTCTGAATCTTCCGCCGATGCTCGGCTATCTGACGGTCGGCATCGTCGTCGGGCCGCATGCGTTCGGTCTGGTTCCGGATTCGGTGGGCGCGCAGAACCTGGCCGAATTCGGCGTCGTGTTTCTGATGTTTTCCATCGGGCTGGAGTTTTCGCTGTCCAAGCTGCGCTCCATGCGCCGGCTCGTGTTCGGCCTCGGCCTGTTGCAGGTGATCGGCACGATTGCCGTGGCGGTCACGCTCGGTTTTGTGCTGGAGCGCTGGGTGCATATCACATGGCAGGCGAGCGTGGCGCTGGGAGGCGCGCTGGCGATGTCGTCGACGGCGATCGTGAGCAAGATGCTGGCCGAGCGGCTCGAGATCGAAACGGAGCATGGCCGCAATATCTTCGGTGTGCTGCTGTTCCAGGATCTGGCGGTGGTGCCGCTGTTGATCGTCATTGCGGCGCTGGGCGGCGATTCGAAAGATCTCGCCAGCGCGCTCGGGGTGGCGGCCATCAAGATCGTCGTGGCGTTGGCCTTGCTGCTGATCGTGGGGCAGCGCTTCATGACGCGCTGGTTCAACGTGGTGGCGCGGCGCCGTTCGCAGGAACTGTTCATTCTCAATCTGCTGCTGGTCACGCTCGGCGCGGCATTCATCACGGACAAATTCGGCTTGTCGCTCGCGCTCGGCGCGTTCATCGCCGGGATGTTGATCGCCGAAACACCGTACCGGCATCAGGTGGAAGAGGACATCAAACCGTTTCGCGACGTGCTGCTCGGCCTCTTTTTCATCACGACCGGCATGCTGCTGAATCCGCGCGTGATCTGGGACCATCCGTTCATCGTGCTCGGCTTTCTGCTCGGCCCGATTCTGCTGAAGGCGGTGATGGTGACCGGGCTTTCGCGCCTGTTCGGTGCGTCGCCGGGCGTCGCGATGCGCACCGGTATTGGCCTCGCGCAGGCCGGCGAGTTCGGTTTCGTGCTGCTAAACCTGATTCTCGACAAGCATCTCGTCGACGCGACCCTGTTGCAGGCGATTCTCGCCGCGATGCTGCTCTCGATGCTGGCCGCGCCGTTCCTGATCCAGAACGCGGATCGAATCGTGCTGCGGCTGTCGTCGACTGAATGGATGATGCAGTCCCTGCAGATGACGCGTATCGCGACGCAGAGCCTGAAGCAAAGCGGTCACGTGATCATCTGCGGTTACGGCCGGGCCGGGCAGAATCTGGCGCGCATGCTGGAGCACGAGGGGTTGTCGTACGTCGCGTTGGACCTGGACCCCGATCGCGTGCAGGCCGCGGCGGCGGCGGGTGAATCGGTGGTGTTCGGCGATGCGGGGCGGCGCGAATCGCTGCTTGCGGCCGGTATCCATCGCGCTGCGGCGATCGCGATTACCTACGCGAACACGCCGTCGGCTCTGCGTGTGCTACACAATATCCACGAGCTGGAACCCACGCTGCCGGTGATCGTTCGTACCGTCGACGACGCCGATCTGGAAAAGCTGCTGGCCGCCGGCGCGACCGAGGTGATTCCCGAAATCGTCGAGGGCAGCCTGATGCTGGCTTCGCATACGCTGGTGCTAATGGGTGTGCCGATGCGGCGCGTGGTGCGGCGGGTCGAGGAAATGCGTGACGAGCGCTATGCGCTGTTGCGCGGCTATTTCCATGGCGCGGACGACGTCGAAGACGACGACGGCCACGAACAGGTGCGGCTACAATCGGTGCCGGTCGACGAAAACTCGGACGCCGTGGGCCGCACGCTGGCGGAACTGGGCCTGTTCGATCTGGGCGTCGAGGTGACGGCAATCCGGCGGCACGGCATTCGCGGCGTCGAGCCGGACCCGTCCACCAAGCTGCGCGCGAGCGACATTGTGGTGCTGCGCGGTCTGCCCGAACGGCTGGCCGAAGCCGAAGAGCGGCTTTCGAAGCATCGCCGGGCGGGTGCGGCCGCAGCCTAG
- a CDS encoding adenine phosphoribosyltransferase — translation MSNAFASAPLDAADYIKSHIRTVSDWPQPGVQFRDITPLLQEPKSLRVLIDLFVQRYIDAKLDYVAGLDARGFIIGPILAYELNLGFIPIRKQGKLPYKRVAQSYELEYGTATVEIHEDACKPGDRVVIVDDLIATGGTMMAGKILLERLGAVVVEGAAIIDLPELGGSALLRSGGLPLYTVTEFSGH, via the coding sequence ATGTCCAACGCGTTCGCGAGCGCGCCGCTCGATGCGGCCGACTACATCAAAAGCCACATCCGCACGGTGTCCGACTGGCCGCAGCCGGGCGTGCAGTTTCGCGACATCACGCCGCTCCTGCAGGAGCCGAAGTCGCTACGCGTGCTGATCGATCTGTTCGTTCAACGCTATATCGACGCGAAGCTCGACTACGTCGCCGGGCTGGATGCGCGTGGCTTCATCATCGGGCCGATTCTGGCTTACGAGCTGAACCTCGGCTTCATTCCGATCCGCAAGCAAGGCAAGCTGCCGTACAAGCGGGTCGCGCAGTCGTATGAGCTCGAATACGGCACCGCGACCGTCGAGATTCACGAGGACGCCTGCAAGCCGGGCGACCGTGTCGTGATCGTCGACGATCTGATCGCCACCGGCGGCACCATGATGGCCGGCAAGATCCTGCTCGAGCGGCTGGGCGCGGTGGTGGTAGAGGGCGCGGCGATTATCGATCTGCCTGAACTCGGCGGCTCGGCTCTGCTGCGCAGCGGGGGCCTGCCGCTTTATACCGTGACTGAATTCAGCGGCCACTGA
- a CDS encoding LysE family translocator has protein sequence MPNFLLFLATSIAITMAPGPDNLQVLARGISQGRAAGLVAALGFAAGITFHTTLAALGVAALLRSSPVAFEVIKLAGAAYLVWIGIKALRSQGLATAHERAPQPLMAVFRQSVLGNLLNPKVTLFFVVFLPQFVQPHGTQSVTVQMLELGVLFMLQTVVVFSLFGVCAGMIGGWLKRRPRVGVWLDRLAGATFIAIGIRVALRD, from the coding sequence ATGCCCAACTTCCTGTTGTTCCTCGCGACTTCGATCGCTATTACGATGGCGCCCGGCCCCGACAATCTGCAAGTGCTCGCGCGCGGTATCTCGCAGGGGCGTGCGGCCGGCCTCGTCGCCGCGCTCGGCTTTGCGGCCGGCATCACATTCCACACCACCCTCGCCGCGCTTGGCGTGGCCGCGCTGCTGCGTTCGTCGCCGGTTGCGTTTGAAGTGATCAAGCTGGCCGGCGCCGCGTACCTGGTCTGGATCGGCATCAAGGCGCTGCGCAGCCAGGGTCTCGCCACCGCGCATGAACGCGCGCCGCAACCGTTGATGGCGGTATTCCGTCAGAGCGTGCTCGGCAATCTGCTGAACCCGAAGGTGACGTTGTTCTTCGTCGTGTTCCTGCCGCAGTTCGTGCAACCGCACGGCACGCAAAGCGTCACGGTGCAGATGCTTGAACTCGGCGTGCTGTTCATGTTGCAGACCGTGGTGGTGTTTTCGCTGTTCGGCGTGTGCGCGGGGATGATCGGCGGCTGGCTGAAGCGTCGGCCACGCGTGGGCGTGTGGCTCGATCGGCTCGCGGGTGCGACCTTCATCGCGATTGGGATTCGTGTCGCCTTGCGTGATTGA
- a CDS encoding NUDIX hydrolase: MTLPCITAARRFDARAHLPFWIDAEQVGWIRSTDVPLLARWPDVFEIDGRRVVLASVFNTVDLRSAALGSVIGALAAEGRIPGWRNETYAIRNAFDAPPLAYIERAASRFFGVMTYAVHLNGVVEYADGASRTAAPQLWIARRSDTKATDPGMLDNVVAGGIGWGFGVEATIVKECWEEAGIPEEIAARATAGRTAHVLQSLPEGTQAEQIFIYDLALPADFAPRNQDGEVGEHRLARIDEVAAWIEEGAMTVDASLATLDCLLRRRWIDEDACQGIETLFAPPVLV, from the coding sequence ATGACTTTGCCTTGCATCACCGCCGCGCGCCGCTTCGACGCCCGCGCGCATTTGCCGTTCTGGATCGATGCCGAACAGGTTGGCTGGATCCGCTCGACCGATGTGCCCTTGCTCGCGCGCTGGCCCGATGTGTTTGAAATCGACGGTAGGCGCGTGGTGCTCGCATCGGTGTTCAACACCGTCGATCTGCGCAGCGCGGCGCTCGGTTCCGTGATAGGCGCGCTTGCCGCCGAGGGTCGTATTCCCGGCTGGCGCAACGAGACCTACGCGATCCGTAATGCATTCGATGCGCCGCCGCTCGCGTACATCGAACGCGCGGCGTCGCGCTTCTTTGGCGTGATGACCTACGCGGTGCATCTGAACGGCGTCGTAGAATACGCAGATGGCGCCTCGCGGACGGCCGCCCCGCAATTGTGGATCGCGCGCCGCAGCGACACCAAGGCAACCGACCCGGGCATGCTCGACAATGTCGTGGCAGGCGGGATCGGCTGGGGCTTTGGCGTCGAGGCGACAATCGTCAAGGAGTGCTGGGAAGAAGCCGGCATTCCCGAGGAGATTGCCGCGCGCGCCACGGCCGGCCGCACCGCGCACGTGCTGCAATCGTTGCCGGAAGGCACGCAGGCCGAGCAGATTTTTATCTACGACCTCGCGCTGCCGGCCGATTTCGCGCCGCGCAACCAGGACGGGGAAGTGGGCGAACATAGGCTCGCGCGCATCGACGAAGTGGCGGCCTGGATCGAGGAAGGCGCGATGACTGTAGATGCGAGTCTCGCCACGTTGGACTGCTTGCTGCGCCGCCGCTGGATCGACGAGGACGCCTGTCAGGGCATCGAGACCTTGTTCGCGCCGCCGGTGCTTGTATAG
- the purU gene encoding formyltetrahydrofolate deformylase, protein MSTDHSFILKLSCADRPGIVHAVSGFLFERGSNILDSAQFGDGRTGEFFMRVHFQQVGGDPGLDALRTSFSTLAEQFGMRWEMHDASVKPRVVIMVSKIGHCLNDLLFRYRTGQLGIEIPAIISNHKEFYQLAASYDIPFHHFPLLGGTPDAKVAQEARVLEVINEHQADLVVLARYMQILSPQLCESLAGRAINIHHSFLPSFKGAKPYYQAFDRGVKLIGATAHYVTTDLDEGPIIEQEVERVDHSMTPEQLTAIGRDVECVTLARAVKWHVEHRVVLNGSKTVVFR, encoded by the coding sequence ATGTCGACCGATCACAGCTTTATCCTCAAACTGTCGTGCGCCGACCGGCCCGGCATCGTCCACGCGGTTTCGGGCTTTCTGTTCGAGCGTGGCAGCAATATTCTCGACTCCGCGCAGTTCGGCGACGGCCGTACCGGCGAGTTCTTCATGCGCGTGCATTTCCAGCAGGTGGGCGGCGATCCGGGTCTGGACGCGTTGCGTACGTCGTTCTCGACGCTGGCTGAGCAGTTCGGCATGCGTTGGGAGATGCACGATGCGTCGGTGAAGCCGCGCGTCGTCATTATGGTGTCGAAGATCGGTCATTGTCTGAACGATCTGTTGTTCCGCTATCGCACCGGTCAATTAGGTATCGAGATTCCGGCAATTATCTCGAACCACAAGGAGTTTTATCAGCTCGCGGCCAGTTACGATATTCCGTTCCATCACTTCCCGCTGCTGGGCGGCACGCCGGACGCGAAGGTTGCGCAGGAAGCGCGCGTGCTCGAAGTGATCAACGAGCATCAGGCCGATCTGGTGGTGCTCGCGCGCTACATGCAGATTCTGTCGCCGCAACTGTGCGAATCCCTCGCCGGCCGCGCGATCAACATTCACCATTCATTCCTGCCGAGCTTCAAGGGTGCGAAGCCGTATTACCAGGCGTTCGACCGCGGCGTGAAGCTGATCGGTGCAACCGCGCACTACGTGACGACGGATCTCGACGAAGGTCCGATCATCGAGCAGGAAGTGGAGCGGGTCGATCACAGCATGACGCCGGAGCAACTGACGGCGATCGGCCGTGACGTCGAATGCGTGACGCTCGCGCGTGCGGTGAAGTGGCACGTCGAGCACCGCGTCGTGTTGAACGGCAGTAAGACGGTGGTGTTTCGTTAA